The genomic segment ACAGTTCGCCGAACGCGATGGCGCAGGGACCGACCCGCCGCGCGCGGCGAAGCGCATGTGAAGTACCTGAACGAGGTGCCCGGCGCGAAGCACGCGATCTTCATCGTGCCGGAGTGCGGCCACAACGATCGGTGCATGTACACGACCTACAAGGTTGTGCCCTACCTCTTTCCGGGAGTTGCCGAGGTGAAGTAGGGCCCGCGCTGCTCGATGACGGGCTCGGGGCTCACCGGGCCCGTGTGGAAAACGAGGGCCAGCAGAAGGTGGTCGAGCTGGAGCAGGCCGGCAACGACGTTGCCAACCGCGGAAACATCGCGATGCTCTTCCTGGACTGCAGGCTCTTCGTCCGCCGCAATGGCAGTTGCACAATAGCTATAATGTCTGAGCCCAGCGGCGGCGTGCTCTTTGCGCCGGCCGCTGGTGCGACTAGTTAGACGCCAAGCCTTAATTTGCGTCTAATTCTTATCTGATAAATTTTCTGCAGCGCTCGTCGGCGATACCCATTCTGCATCGAACATTTGGCGAATGCGTCCAAGCACATCATCTGGGTTCTGCCCCTCACGCTGATACGCTTGCGCAGCATGCCGCGCCACATCTGCAAGAAGAAGTCCCCATGCTCCAGGGTCCCTCCAACATGTCCGCATGGTTAGTTGCTGAGGGGCTCCGGGAACGGCCCAAACGCGCAGTATTTCGACAGCCCTTTGATCTGTCGTAGCTATGGGCGGTAGTTCCAATCCTGAATTACTCTTGCGCCTTCCGAACAAAATAGCACCTCCCGTGCGTGTAATTAGTCCATGGCCCTAGTACGAGTTTTCATATCAATGAGCCAAGGCAGGGGCGAAAGGCCTTGAATGCAATCATTTTCTGTTGCCCTTCAGGGCTCTTTGCTCCACGAATCCTTTCCGGGGGCAGCGCGCTGCGGCTAGCCTGTGACTAACACTTTCCGGGGCCCAATAAGTGGGCACCGTCTGGCAGCCGGTGCCCACTTGAGATAAATGCCCGGAGGCGCCGTCCGGCGGCCGGCGCCCACGACGACACCCCTTAGTCACAGGTTATTCAATCCGACACCGTCTCTAGTTGCCGTTCTTGGCGGCCTTCTTCGCGGCCGCGGGCTTCGCGGCGGCTGGGGCGGCCTTGCCAGCCGGTTTGGCGGGCCCAGAGGGGCTCACCGTCATGCTGGCGCGGCGTCCGGTGGTGATCGAGAAATGCTCGATCCACTTTGCGGCGATTTCGTTCGCGCGCTTGATGGTGTCGGGCTTCGGAGACTTTGCGCCCGGCGCGGCGATCAGCACAATGCCGGTGTTGAACTTCCGCTGCGACTTATCGGGCGTCGGTGTGCGAAGTCCCTCGGCTGCGATCACATCGTTCACCGTGATCTTGGTCCGGTCGGCCTTGAAGATCGGGGGGCCGTTCGCATCGCGTCCGGCGGGCACCAGGTTCCGCAGGAGAAAGAAGTCGGGCACTTCCGCCGGCGTGGCCAAGCCCATCAGGTAAAGCTCGAGGTACGACCAGCCGGTGGCCGGGACATAGTAGTCGTCGTCAAGCTGGGTGAACGTGCCGTCAAAGTTGTCCTGCCAGACACCGCCGCCCATCAGCGAAGCTTCCACCGTGCGTTTGTAGGGGAAGGCGACGGGCGCCTGCAAGCCGCGCTGCCAGTGCGTCGGCCCGAGTTCGATCAGGTCATTGCCGACCTTGGCGCGCACAAAGGCGCTCCAGCGGTGGCCCAGCTCGTGCGCGACCTGCGACATGGCGTAGTCGTAGCCGGTCATCGGCCCGCCCGCGCGCGGTGCGATCACGCCTTCGGGAGAACGCTCCTGCATCTGGTTTGAACCGGAGTATACCGGCTGGATCCATTCCCATTGGAAACGGCCCTGGCTGCAATAGGCCGCGGGGTTACCATTCCTGTCGCGCAGGCCCTGGACGCTATAAGGACCGGTATCGCCGCCGCGCGGACCGTTGCTGGAGGTGCCCGCCTCCGGGTCGTCAATCCGGAAGTCGGAGTAGTAAACCAGGAAGTCGAAGTTGTCGCCCAATCCCTGGATCACTGTGCACGGCAGGTCCCGCATCATCGTAGTCTTCGAAACGTAATGGAACGACTCGTAGACGATCGGGAACGGGCCTTCCTTTGCGGTGATCGAGGAGAGGTCCACTTCGGGGCTATGGAGCCCGGCCAACTTCACCGCTTGCGGCGCCAGTTCGTCCACCGTGGTCGGCGTGATGCGCTGGCCGGCCGAAGCGGGCTGGGCACCCTGGGCCGCTGCAGGAGCGGCCGGGCGGGTGCTGACGTCCGCCGCCACGGTGATCGTGCCCGCCTTGGCCAGCTCCGCCGGCAGGATGCCCTGGATCGAAATGGTGTTTCCTTCAACCTTTACGGCCGGCGATACGCCCGGCCCGGAAGCCGCGTAGCCGGTGGGAGCGCCGCCGCGGTTGCCGCCCCGTCCCATGCCGCCCGCGCGAACCACCCAGACGACCGGTTGAACGGCCGGCGCAGCCTTCGCGGTTTTCTTAATTGCCGGGGCGGCAGCCTTGCTCGACGGGGTGAACGTCACCCGATAAGTAACGCCTGCCGCGCCCGGATCGCCCGCCTGAAGCGGAGCGCCGCGCGTGTCGAGCGCAACCTTCAGGAACATGCCGCCGACAGACGACAGCTTCACGTCCTGAATATTGAGGTGACCGGCGACCGCCGGGTTCTCCTTGCCGTTCAGCGTGGCGATCGCTTGCTCGGCGCCGCCCGTTGCCATCGGGTACAGCCCGACGTTGGCGTCCTTGGCGTTGAGCGTCTCGTACGACATCTCAACCGACCCGTCCTTATAGAGGACCGCTTGGAAACGGTTGCCGGTCGGGACCCAGCTCCAATCCTGAATTCCGCCGTACGGCTCGGTGACATCCCACGTGATCACAACGCGATCGTCCAGTTCCTTCACGTAGCGGCTGGGCGTATTCGGCTTGGCTTGGAAGCGCAGCCTGAAGAAAACTAGGATGGCCGGCTGGGTGTTTACCAGCGTGCGCGCGACGTCCTGCAATTGCGCGAAGCGATCCCCAACAGAGATGCCGCCGCCCATGCCGCCGCGACCGCCGCCCTGTGCCCCGCCCGCGCCTCCGCGACCTTGCGCGCCTGCACCGCCGCGTCCGGCGGCGCCTGCTTCCGTCGTGGTCGGGAAGGCGATCGATCCGTTCACGCCGACCGTCAGCGAATCCCAGTTCTTGCCGGAGAAGGGGAACGTGAACTTCTTCAGCGCGATCTGCGCGCCGCTCAGTTCGGCACCGAAATCGGCGTCCCACTTCAGCGGCAAGGTCTCGACGCGGTAGCCCGCCCCGTCGGGAGTGAACTTCACCGTGCGCTTCGTCAGATCGAACAGCGTTTCCTTGCCGAAGGCGCCCTCGTCCAGAGTCATGTAGATGAGGTTCCCCACAGCGCGTACTTTGCCGACGGAATGCCCCGTGGGCTCCTGGAATCCCTGCGCGTGGAGCGGATTGTAAGAGAGGAGAAGTAAGAGAGCGATCAGAGCTGCGCTGCTCAACAAAGCCCGACTGGTTTTCATCGTAGCACACCTTTCGATGGTTGCTGGATCGAAGTACGGAGAAACGCGTGCATTTTGTCATGGGCAGGGGCCGGGCGCAACTCTTACGGCGGGGTCGTGCAGCGCTTATGTGTGCGCCGCTGAATGTTTATGGCACTCGGTCTCCCTAAATGATCGACGAAACATCAGTCCGGCAAGCCGGTTGGTCCGGAGCAGCTGCCCGACAACGATCGGGATTATTTCCTGGCAAAAAAATCCTCCAGAACCTTTTCGAGTTTCTCGCCTTGTATCAGCCACTCGCGCCTAATAATAGTGCCGTCAGCGTTGGCAAGATATGCAGTCGGCAATGAGGATGCAAACATACGATTTGCTGTGCCTCCCTGGAATCGGCAACGTGCCGGGCCCTACAATCTTGTCAGTGGCTGACTTGGCCAGTTCAAAACCGCGACCTGTATCGTTGGTTCTCTGTTTCAGGACAAAACAAATCTGGAAATCCTAAAAATTGACACTTGGCGCTCCCAGGCTCAAAGCTATTCCTGTTCATTCTGCGATTTCCTGCGTGTGATGCTACAATCGCCGTTGGTTTGGTCAACAACCGGTGGGGCACCTGGTGCCCCATGGCCATGAGGTCTTCCCGCACATGAGATACCCGTCCCGACAACAATCAGAAATGTCGGACAGCATTCATGAATCCCAGGGGAGCGTCGAGAGGCACAGCGCGGCTATGAGGTTGCCGTATGTCGAAAATACGGGCGGGAACCCCGCGTTGGTTTCGCCCGCGGTGCCGCTTTCTGAGCTCGAGGTGCTGGTGGTCGACTGCCAGGCCACTGCGGCGGCTCCGTGCGGGCAGCTCCTGGAGATCGGGTGGGCGCGCGCAGGCAAGGCCATCACAGACCTGCGCGCATGCCTGATTGCGCTTCCGAAGAGAGAGCGCATTCCGCCAGCCGTTGTGCGCATTACGGGCATCTCCGACGGCATGGTGCGCAAGGGCATCGAGGCTGGGCTTGCCTGGCGCGAACTATCCGGCACAGCCTCGAAACTCGCGCAACAGCCGGCGCCAACCGTCATCCACTTCGCCCGATTTGAGCAGCCGTTTCTCAGTGCCCTGGCCGGCGGCGCGACTCCGTTCGACCTCGTTTGCACCCATGAAATCGCACGGCGGCTCTTACCTGATTTGCCACGTTGCAGCCTGCGTGCCCTCACGGGCTATTTTGGCCGCGCGGTCGGTGAATTGCGCCGAAGTGCAGACCACGTGGAGGCCACGGCCTTTATCTGGCGGGAGTTGGTGTGCCTGCTTGAGGAAGAAGGAGTTGCAACGTGGACGGCGCTTCAGGAATGGTTGGCTGCACCCGTCGCCTCGGCGAAGAATCCGCGCCGCGTCTGGCCGATGCCGCGGGACGTGCGGCTGTCCTTGCCCGATGCCCCCGGTGTTTACCGCATGCTTCGGACGAGCGGCGACATCCTCTACGTCGGCAAGGCATCGTCCCTCCATCATCGGGTCAACAGCTATTTCCGGAAGCAGGGCGGCATCGCCGAACGGATGCTCGAGATGCTGTCGCAAGCGCGCGGTATCTCATACGAACTCACGCCGAGCGCACTTGAGGCCGCACTCCTCGAACCTGATGAAATCAAGCGGCACCGGCCGCCCTACAATATCGCGTTCACTATCAAGGATCGCACGCTTTGGTTCGCGTCCGCGGACCTCGGATCGCGCAGCGCGCGACCATCGACGCGGTGTCCACTGGGACCGTTCCCATCGGTTGAGGTGCTCGACCAATTCGCGGCACTCGCCCGCGTCGACCGCGCCGCGCTCGGGCCCGTCCGTCGCGGTCCGGACGCAGATACGTTCAAAGCAGGCTATGCGCGACTGTGTGCCGCACACGCCGAGATGTCGCGTAGTGACCTCGCCGCCCATGCCAGGCTGCTGCGGCTGGGCACGCGCCTTTGGCGGGAAGGCCGTCGGGACCACGACGGAGCCGAGGACGAGGTTGATGGTACTGGCCGGGGCGTTGCTTCGTGGACCCCGGAGCTCGTACAGGTTTCATTGGAGTGGGTCGCGATGCGCGCGGCACTCGCGCGGCATCGTGCGACCTGGCTGACCCGTCTGGCCGATGCAGCCGTATTGTGGAGCGAGAGAGGCGCTGCCGGCGCAAGGCTGATCGTCATCGAAAATGGAGAGATCGTCTTCAAGGCCTCCGTCGACTCCGGCGCGACACCTCCGGTTCCGCCCGGCCATTCGCGCCCGGTCGATGCGCGTCGTAAGGCTATCAACCTGGAGCGCTTCGACCGTTTGCGGGTATTGAGCAGCGAGCTCAAGCGCCTGGTTGCGGGGGGCGCGCCGGTGGCGGTCCGCTTCGGCGTCACCCCGGCGCTGGCGGGAACACGGCTTGTACACGTGCTTTCGTGGGTTTGACATGCGCGTCTTATTCGTTTCGGACACGCATCTCGGCTTCGACCTGCCCAGTCGTCCCCGCGTCGTCCGGCGCCGC from the Terriglobia bacterium genome contains:
- a CDS encoding DUF5076 domain-containing protein, which translates into the protein MFGRRKSNSGLELPPIATTDQRAVEILRVWAVPGAPQQLTMRTCWRDPGAWGLLLADVARHAAQAYQREGQNPDDVLGRIRQMFDAEWVSPTSAAENLSDKN